The following are encoded in a window of Dysidea avara chromosome 4, odDysAvar1.4, whole genome shotgun sequence genomic DNA:
- the LOC136252567 gene encoding uncharacterized protein isoform X1 yields MGITQFSQKVQQEIHKMIAEVGSDEEDDTVEEKMMELAYQLALRQGTAFPRDLAVLLIGTENTGKTSLISTFLGEQFVEKRPATDGAETQICKVYAKGWKRITLSDKNSHLYGQFIHEIRKNANEMLESKLQPTLGAPLKPKPTNSSNSLFSESSDASPSAISSATAIPSTNSGTPKVALPTLNTQDLEAVSSHAVQYDLDSINVVAWDYAGQVIFHNTHSVFMSENGVPIITFNASMKLDDEIKPREGSPLPPECHTNISSLHYWLHTITSMRPVVDPPQGPMALLAGTHIDLLHCDIKEARKLAQEKILPQLERELRNKPYLKQLIGKENGIMAYLEKYCFFVSNKIPDEEIERLKSTVVSVAPSLKKKEPVVYLKIEQNLLLHKVQVISRLDLLDIAINCGFPVSEHSMEFEGLLSYLHNKRVILYFSKIPSLRNLVILSPHWLAKLFSYVITAHTYATGGIHDKAWERLTNYGILGGNLFGHMVQKFLSDYPSAVRITKDQVLAILLCFHLVARVTATTWFTEERVPPPDNFGDTFIVPSFVHHDDGRNPPHTKQEKIIFYRFEGGFVPTNLLNQLIVECVRRNETVGSRLLWMRHSKVGLRLGASQKYYVSRYEDGQTQGVQLTITTVGDDVNSLQERWGLIQFVDQQLNKIMEVFMPAEKKPFKYIPCSHCTIIHILFDMIGTPICCPFKEDKEVPANYYTDLLPADKSNYYGDCFTALDKIREQYDVMANSPVNKLLPSLYAKRVITLDDKKIMEAKPLQKDRMMYLLDDVLIRSLNIGYGSKYNGFLKVLEESDDDVLDDLTRTLAPPVLIINKDNKSK; encoded by the exons AAAAAATGATGGAGTTAGCATACCAGTTGGCTCTAAGACAAGGGACAGCATTCCCTAGAGACTTGGCAGTGTTACTAATAGGGACGGAGAACACCGGCAAGACTTCTCTAATTTCTACTTTCCTTGGTGAACAGTTTGTAGAAAAACGGCCAGCAACAGATGGTGCTGAAACCCAAATTTGTAAAGTATATGCCAAAGGTTGGAAAAGAATTACTCTATCAGATAAAAATTCCCACCTTTATGGTCAATTTATCCATGAAATTCGAAAAAATGCAAATGAAATGTTGGAATCAAAATTACAGCCTACTCTTGGAGCTCCACTAAAGCCTAAGCCTACCAATTCCAGCAACTCATTATTTTCTGAATCCTCTGATGCATCACCTTCTGCCATATCTTCTGCTACTGCAATACCTTCTACCAATTCTGGTACTCCTAAGGTTGCTTTGCCAACATTAAATACACAAGATTTAGAAGCAGTTTCCAGCCATGCAGTTCAATATGATCTTGACAGCATTAATGTTGTGGCATGGGATTACGCTGGCCAGGTCATATTTCACAACACCCACTCTGTTTTTATGTCAGAAAATGGAGTACCAATCATCACATTTAATGCCTCTATGAAGTTAGATGATGAGATTAAGCCACGTGAAGGGTCCCCTCTTCCTCCAGAATGCCACACTAATATATCAAGCTTACATTACTGGCTTCATACCATTACCTCAATGCGTCCAGTGGTTGATCCTCCACAAGGACCAATGGCATTGTTGGCTGGTACTCACATCGATTTACTTCACTGTGACATCAAGGAGGCTCGCAAGTTGGCACAGGAGAAAATACTGCCACAGCTTGAAAGAGAGTTACGTAATAAACCATATCTTAAACAGTTGATAGGAAAAGAAAATGGTATAATGGCCTACTTGGAAAAATATTGCTTTTTTGTCAGTAACAAGATTCCAGATGAAGAAATAGAACGCTTAAAATCCACTGTTGTTAGCGTTGCCCCCTCCCTTAAAAAGAAAGAACCTGTTGTTTACCTTAAAATTGAGCAGAATCTATTGTTACACAAAGTTCAGGTAATATCACGATTAGATTTACTGGACATAGCCATAAATTGTGGGTTCCCTGTATCTGAACATAGTATGGAATTTGAAGGGCTGCTAAGTTACCTTCACAACAAGAGAGTTATCCTGTACTTTAGCAAGATCCCATCACTTAGAAATCTTGTAATCCTCTCTCCCCACTGGTTGGCCAAACTGTTCAGCTATGTGATCACTGCTCACACTTATGCCACTGGTGGTATCCATGACAAGGCTTGGGAACGGCTTACTAACTATGGTATTCTTGGTGGAAATCTGTTTGGCCACATGGTACAGAAATTTCTTTCTGACTACCCCAGTGCTGTGAGGATCACCAAAGATCAGGTGCTGGCTATTTTACTTTGTTTCCACTTGGTAGCTCGAGTCACTGCTACTACTTGGTTTACTGAGGAACGCGTACCACCACCAGACAACTTTGGTGACACTTTCATAGTTCCTTCCTTTGTGCATCATGATGATGGGAGAAACCCTCCACACACAAAACAAGAAAAGATTATATTTTACCGTTTTGAAGGAGGCTTTGTTCCTACTAACCTTCTGAATCAGCTAATAGTGGAATGTGTTCGTCGCAATGAGACAGTGGGTAGTCGACTACTATG GATGAGACATAGCAAGGTGGGGCTACGATTAGGTGCTAGTCAGAAATATTATGTCAGTCGATATGAAGATGGACAAACACAAGGTGTCCAGTTGACAATCACTACAGTCGGGGATGATGTTAATAGTTTGCAAGAAAGATGGGGGTTGATCCAGTTTGTTGATCAGCAACTGAATAAGATCATGGAGGTGTTTATGCCAGCTGAGAAGAAGCCATTTAAATACATTCCCTGCTCTCATTGTACCATCATTCACATCCTCTTTGACATGATTGGTACACCAATTTGTTGCCCATTCAAAGAAGATAAGGAGGTACCTGCTAATTATTATACTGATTTGTTGCCAGCTGATAAATCAA ATTACTATGGTGACTGCTTCACTGCTCTTGATAAGATCAGAGAGCAATATGATGTGATGGCAAATAGTCCAGTTAATAAACTGCTCCCAAGTCTTTATGCTAAGAGGGTAATCACCCTTGATGACAAGAAAATAATGGAGGCCAAACCACTACAGAAGGACAGGATGATGTACCTCCTCGATGACGTGTTGATACGTAGTTTGAATATTGGCTATGGCTCCAAGTACAATGGATTCCTTAAAGTGCTAGAGGAAAGTGATGATGATGTACTGGATGACTTAACTAGGACACTTG CTCCTCCAGTACTGATAATCAACAAGGATAATAAAAGCAAGTAA
- the LOC136252567 gene encoding cyclic GMP-binding protein C-like isoform X2, whose translation MMELAYQLALRQGTAFPRDLAVLLIGTENTGKTSLISTFLGEQFVEKRPATDGAETQICKVYAKGWKRITLSDKNSHLYGQFIHEIRKNANEMLESKLQPTLGAPLKPKPTNSSNSLFSESSDASPSAISSATAIPSTNSGTPKVALPTLNTQDLEAVSSHAVQYDLDSINVVAWDYAGQVIFHNTHSVFMSENGVPIITFNASMKLDDEIKPREGSPLPPECHTNISSLHYWLHTITSMRPVVDPPQGPMALLAGTHIDLLHCDIKEARKLAQEKILPQLERELRNKPYLKQLIGKENGIMAYLEKYCFFVSNKIPDEEIERLKSTVVSVAPSLKKKEPVVYLKIEQNLLLHKVQVISRLDLLDIAINCGFPVSEHSMEFEGLLSYLHNKRVILYFSKIPSLRNLVILSPHWLAKLFSYVITAHTYATGGIHDKAWERLTNYGILGGNLFGHMVQKFLSDYPSAVRITKDQVLAILLCFHLVARVTATTWFTEERVPPPDNFGDTFIVPSFVHHDDGRNPPHTKQEKIIFYRFEGGFVPTNLLNQLIVECVRRNETVGSRLLWMRHSKVGLRLGASQKYYVSRYEDGQTQGVQLTITTVGDDVNSLQERWGLIQFVDQQLNKIMEVFMPAEKKPFKYIPCSHCTIIHILFDMIGTPICCPFKEDKEVPANYYTDLLPADKSNYYGDCFTALDKIREQYDVMANSPVNKLLPSLYAKRVITLDDKKIMEAKPLQKDRMMYLLDDVLIRSLNIGYGSKYNGFLKVLEESDDDVLDDLTRTLAPPVLIINKDNKSK comes from the exons ATGATGGAGTTAGCATACCAGTTGGCTCTAAGACAAGGGACAGCATTCCCTAGAGACTTGGCAGTGTTACTAATAGGGACGGAGAACACCGGCAAGACTTCTCTAATTTCTACTTTCCTTGGTGAACAGTTTGTAGAAAAACGGCCAGCAACAGATGGTGCTGAAACCCAAATTTGTAAAGTATATGCCAAAGGTTGGAAAAGAATTACTCTATCAGATAAAAATTCCCACCTTTATGGTCAATTTATCCATGAAATTCGAAAAAATGCAAATGAAATGTTGGAATCAAAATTACAGCCTACTCTTGGAGCTCCACTAAAGCCTAAGCCTACCAATTCCAGCAACTCATTATTTTCTGAATCCTCTGATGCATCACCTTCTGCCATATCTTCTGCTACTGCAATACCTTCTACCAATTCTGGTACTCCTAAGGTTGCTTTGCCAACATTAAATACACAAGATTTAGAAGCAGTTTCCAGCCATGCAGTTCAATATGATCTTGACAGCATTAATGTTGTGGCATGGGATTACGCTGGCCAGGTCATATTTCACAACACCCACTCTGTTTTTATGTCAGAAAATGGAGTACCAATCATCACATTTAATGCCTCTATGAAGTTAGATGATGAGATTAAGCCACGTGAAGGGTCCCCTCTTCCTCCAGAATGCCACACTAATATATCAAGCTTACATTACTGGCTTCATACCATTACCTCAATGCGTCCAGTGGTTGATCCTCCACAAGGACCAATGGCATTGTTGGCTGGTACTCACATCGATTTACTTCACTGTGACATCAAGGAGGCTCGCAAGTTGGCACAGGAGAAAATACTGCCACAGCTTGAAAGAGAGTTACGTAATAAACCATATCTTAAACAGTTGATAGGAAAAGAAAATGGTATAATGGCCTACTTGGAAAAATATTGCTTTTTTGTCAGTAACAAGATTCCAGATGAAGAAATAGAACGCTTAAAATCCACTGTTGTTAGCGTTGCCCCCTCCCTTAAAAAGAAAGAACCTGTTGTTTACCTTAAAATTGAGCAGAATCTATTGTTACACAAAGTTCAGGTAATATCACGATTAGATTTACTGGACATAGCCATAAATTGTGGGTTCCCTGTATCTGAACATAGTATGGAATTTGAAGGGCTGCTAAGTTACCTTCACAACAAGAGAGTTATCCTGTACTTTAGCAAGATCCCATCACTTAGAAATCTTGTAATCCTCTCTCCCCACTGGTTGGCCAAACTGTTCAGCTATGTGATCACTGCTCACACTTATGCCACTGGTGGTATCCATGACAAGGCTTGGGAACGGCTTACTAACTATGGTATTCTTGGTGGAAATCTGTTTGGCCACATGGTACAGAAATTTCTTTCTGACTACCCCAGTGCTGTGAGGATCACCAAAGATCAGGTGCTGGCTATTTTACTTTGTTTCCACTTGGTAGCTCGAGTCACTGCTACTACTTGGTTTACTGAGGAACGCGTACCACCACCAGACAACTTTGGTGACACTTTCATAGTTCCTTCCTTTGTGCATCATGATGATGGGAGAAACCCTCCACACACAAAACAAGAAAAGATTATATTTTACCGTTTTGAAGGAGGCTTTGTTCCTACTAACCTTCTGAATCAGCTAATAGTGGAATGTGTTCGTCGCAATGAGACAGTGGGTAGTCGACTACTATG GATGAGACATAGCAAGGTGGGGCTACGATTAGGTGCTAGTCAGAAATATTATGTCAGTCGATATGAAGATGGACAAACACAAGGTGTCCAGTTGACAATCACTACAGTCGGGGATGATGTTAATAGTTTGCAAGAAAGATGGGGGTTGATCCAGTTTGTTGATCAGCAACTGAATAAGATCATGGAGGTGTTTATGCCAGCTGAGAAGAAGCCATTTAAATACATTCCCTGCTCTCATTGTACCATCATTCACATCCTCTTTGACATGATTGGTACACCAATTTGTTGCCCATTCAAAGAAGATAAGGAGGTACCTGCTAATTATTATACTGATTTGTTGCCAGCTGATAAATCAA ATTACTATGGTGACTGCTTCACTGCTCTTGATAAGATCAGAGAGCAATATGATGTGATGGCAAATAGTCCAGTTAATAAACTGCTCCCAAGTCTTTATGCTAAGAGGGTAATCACCCTTGATGACAAGAAAATAATGGAGGCCAAACCACTACAGAAGGACAGGATGATGTACCTCCTCGATGACGTGTTGATACGTAGTTTGAATATTGGCTATGGCTCCAAGTACAATGGATTCCTTAAAGTGCTAGAGGAAAGTGATGATGATGTACTGGATGACTTAACTAGGACACTTG CTCCTCCAGTACTGATAATCAACAAGGATAATAAAAGCAAGTAA